The following coding sequences are from one Triticum dicoccoides isolate Atlit2015 ecotype Zavitan chromosome 4A, WEW_v2.0, whole genome shotgun sequence window:
- the LOC119286024 gene encoding probable beta-D-xylosidase 2, with amino-acid sequence MYNGGQAGLTFWSPNVNIFRDPRWGRGQETPGEDPAVSGRYAAAYVRGLQQPYGGAGRHGGHTRLKTAACCKHFTAYDLDSWSGTDRFYFNAIVTPQDLEDTFNVPFRSCVVDGRAASVMCSYNQVNGVPTCADESFLRGTIRGNWHFEGYIVSDCDSVDVFYRDQHYTRTHEDAVAATLRAGLDLDCGPFLAVYTEGAVAQRKVSDADIDAAVTNTVIVQMRLGMYDGDLATQPFGHLGPQHVCTPAHQELALEAARQSVVLLKNDGAALPLSRAAHHTVAFVGPHSQATVAMIGNYAGQPCRYTTPLQGIGRYVKTTLHQAGCTDVACQGGNQPIAAAVDAARRADATVVLLGLDQKVEAEGLDRTSLLLPGRQAELVSAVAKASKGPVILVLMSGGPVDIAFAQNDRKIAGILWAGYPGQAGGQAIADVIFGHHNPGGKLPVTWYPQDYLQKAPMTNMVMRADPARGYPGRTYRFYTGPTIHPFGHGLSYTKFTHTLAHAPAQLTVQLAGHHAAASSSLNTTKHLGHAAADVRVSHARCEGIPVHVVVKNVGDRDGAHTVLVYASPPAAAAAAHGAPARQLVVFEKVHVPAGGVVRVEMGLDVCNELSVADRDGVRRIPVGEHTLTIGELTHLVTLGVEQLAV; translated from the exons ATGTACAACGGCGGTCAGGCGGGCTTGACCTTCTGGAGCCCCAACGTGAACATCTTCCGCGACCCGCGGTGGGGCCGCGGCCAGGAGACACCCGGCGAGGACCCCGCCGTCTCCGGCCGCTACGCCGCCGCCTATGTCCGCGGCCTCCAGCAGCCCTACGGGGGCGCAGGTCGCCACGGCGGCCACACGCGTCTCAAGACCGCCGCCTGCTGCAAACACTTCACGGCCTACGACCTCGACAGCTGGTCCGGCACCGACCGCTTCTACTTCAACGCCATCGTCACGCCGCAGGACCTCGAGGACACCTTCAACGTCCCCTTCCGCTCCTGTGTCGTCGACGGCCGCGCCGCCAGCGTCATGTGCTCCTATAACCAGGTCAACGGCGTGCCCACCTGCGCCGACGAGTCCTTCCTCCGCGGCACCATCAGGGGCAACTGGCACTTCGAGGGGTACATCGTCTCTGACTGCGACTccgtcgacgtcttctaccgcgacCAGCACTACACCAGGACCCAcgaggacgccgtcgccgccacgCTCCGGGCCGGCCTCGACCTCGACTGCGGCCCCTTCCTGGCCGTCTACACCGAGGGCGCCGTCGCGCAGCGGAAGGTGTCCGACGCCGACATCGACGCCGCCGTCACCAACACCGTTATCGTGCAGATGCGCCTCGGGATGTACGACGGCGATCTGGCCACGCAGCCGTTCGGCCACCTCGGCCCGCAGCACGTGTGCACGCCCGCGCACCAAGAGCTGGCGCTGGAGGCGGCGAGGCAGAGCGTCGTGCTCCTCAAGAACGACGGCGCCGCGCTGCCGCTCTCACGAGCCGCGCACCACACAGTCGCCTTCGTCGGCCCGCACTCCCAGGCCACCGTGGCCATGATCGGGAACTACGCCGGTCAGCCGTGCCGGTACACCACGCCGCTGCAGGGCATCGGCAGGTACGTGAAGACCACATTACACCAGGCGGGCTGCACCGACGTGGCATGCCAAGGCGGCAACCAGCCGATCGCCGCTGCCGTCGACGCGGCCCGTCGTGCTGACGCCACCGTCGTCCTGCTCGGCCTCGATCAGAAGGTCGAGGCCGAGGGCCTGGACCGGACAAGCCTGCTCCTTCCTGGTCGCCAGGCGGAGCTCGTCTCCGCTGTGGCGAAGGCCTCCAAAGGGCCGGTGATCCTCGTCCTCATGTCCGGCGGGCCCGTCGACATTGCCTTCGCGCAGAACGACCGGAAGATCGCTGGCATCCTGTGGGCAGGGTACCCCGGCCAGGCCGGCGGGCAGGCGATCGCCGATGTAATCTTCGGTCACCACAACCCAG GAGGGAAGCTGCCGGTGACATGGTACCCACAGGATTACCTGCAGAAGGCGCCGATGACAAACATGGTGATGCGCGCCGACCCGGCGAGGGGGTACCCCGGACGGACGTATCGGTTCTACACTGGCCCGACCATCCACCCGTTTGGACACGGCCTCAGCTACACCAAGTTCACCCACACGCTCGCGCACGCGCCGGCGCAACTCACCGTCCAGCTTGCCGGTCaccacgccgccgcctcctcctccctcaaCACGACGAAGCATCTTGGCCATGCCGCCGCCGATGTGCGTGTCTCGCACGCGCGGTGCGAGGGCATCCCGGTCCACGTGGTCGTGAAGAACGTCGGAGACCGGGACGGCGCGCATACGGTGCTCGTGTACGCGTCCCCTCCGGCTGCGGCCGCCGCGGCCCACGGCGCGCCCGCTCGTCAGCTGGTTGTGTTCGAGAAGGTGCACGTTCCCGCCGGCGGCGTGGTCCGCGTGGAGATGGGCCTCGACGTCTGCAACGAACTCAGCGTGGCCGACCGGGACGGGGTCCGAAGGATCCCCGTGGGCGAGCACACGCTGACGATCGGCGAGCTAACCCACCTGGTCACGCTGGGGGTCGAACAACTAGCAGTGTAG